In Haloterrigena turkmenica DSM 5511, a single genomic region encodes these proteins:
- a CDS encoding calcium/sodium antiporter, translating to MLSGIPLYLVLLAAGIVALYGGAELLVAGAGRLALGIGLRAATVGVTVVAFATTAPELFVSTIGALNVSTDIGLGAVIGSNIANIGLVLGISALIKPLQVSSIVMRRHVPFMVFAAILLVALGANGTIGRLEGAVFLLVLAGFTGYLLYYVNADPAPMMDDPDAGEGISPRDVALVVGGLIALVIGSRWLVSGGTGLLSALGFSDLFIGLTVLALGTSLPELAASVVSAVRGETAFSIGNVVGSNIYNILAVLGIVALITPIEIASSTFRLELPFLLAFTVVLVAMMGYGRRLTRLDGAALVVGYAGFIYLLFPS from the coding sequence ATGCTCTCCGGCATTCCGCTGTATCTCGTCCTACTCGCGGCCGGTATCGTCGCGCTCTACGGCGGCGCGGAACTGCTCGTCGCCGGCGCCGGCCGGCTCGCGCTGGGGATCGGCCTCCGGGCGGCGACCGTCGGCGTGACGGTAGTCGCCTTCGCGACGACCGCGCCGGAACTGTTCGTCTCGACGATCGGCGCGCTGAACGTCTCGACAGATATCGGCCTCGGCGCGGTCATCGGCTCGAACATCGCCAACATCGGGCTGGTGCTCGGCATCTCGGCGCTCATCAAACCCCTCCAGGTCAGTTCGATCGTCATGCGCCGCCACGTTCCGTTCATGGTGTTCGCCGCGATACTGCTGGTCGCCCTCGGCGCCAACGGGACGATCGGCCGCCTCGAGGGCGCGGTCTTCCTGCTGGTACTGGCCGGTTTCACCGGCTATCTGCTCTACTACGTCAACGCCGACCCGGCGCCGATGATGGACGATCCGGACGCCGGCGAGGGGATCTCGCCCCGGGACGTCGCGCTCGTCGTCGGCGGGCTGATTGCGCTCGTCATCGGCTCGCGGTGGCTGGTCTCTGGCGGCACCGGGCTGTTGTCGGCGCTCGGCTTTTCGGACCTCTTTATCGGCCTGACGGTGCTCGCACTCGGCACCTCACTGCCGGAGCTGGCGGCGTCGGTCGTCAGTGCCGTCCGCGGCGAGACCGCGTTCTCCATCGGCAACGTCGTCGGCTCGAACATCTACAACATCCTCGCGGTGCTGGGGATCGTCGCCCTGATCACGCCGATCGAGATCGCCTCGAGCACGTTCCGGCTCGAACTCCCGTTCCTGCTCGCCTTCACGGTCGTCCTGGTCGCAATGATGGGGTACGGGCGGCGGCTCACGAGACTCGACGGCGCCGCGCTCGTCGTCGGCTACGCCGGATTCATCTACCTGCTGTTCCCGTCCTAG
- the pabB gene encoding aminodeoxychorismate synthase, component I, whose amino-acid sequence MSDPRVVTSLASFRAAAHELLEGDDATPTDNAPADNVTTDVATSREPDVRIPIEVRVAVDDPFLAYRRARDADAGGAFLETTGGQPGWGYFGVDPVDRLTVGPDAVARTDDEDSPTLAALEGLLEQDQLVRGDCSVPYPCGAIGWLSYDVARELESLPESAVDDRGLPRLEIGVYDRLAAWEAPTDDGEVTLRVTACPRIAVGDGRSDETLEAAYERGRDRALELARAALEGDPAVDEPPVATSEATFESDCGREAFAERVRRVKEYVRDGDTFQANVSQRLVAPAAVHPVAAYDALRRVNPAPYSGLLEFRAADLVSASPELLLERNGDFVRTEPIAGTRPRGETAEDDRELEEDLLTDEKERAEHAMLVDLERNDLGKVCEYGSVTVDEYRRIDRYSEVMHLVSNVTGRLRDDESLADAIAAVFPGGTITGAPKPRTMEIIDELEATRRGPYTGSVGIFGFDGRATLNIVIRTLVRHAEEYHLRVGAGIVHDSDPYREYDETLDKARALIAAVDEALGERAGMALEAEGRGEQRE is encoded by the coding sequence ATGAGCGATCCGCGCGTCGTTACCTCGCTCGCGTCGTTTCGAGCCGCCGCCCATGAGCTGCTCGAGGGTGACGACGCCACACCGACCGATAATGCGCCGGCTGACAACGTGACGACCGACGTCGCGACGTCACGAGAACCCGACGTTCGAATTCCAATCGAAGTCCGCGTCGCCGTCGACGATCCGTTTCTCGCCTATCGACGGGCGCGCGATGCCGACGCGGGCGGCGCCTTCCTCGAGACGACCGGCGGCCAGCCCGGCTGGGGCTACTTCGGCGTCGACCCCGTCGACCGGCTGACGGTCGGGCCCGACGCGGTCGCGCGAACTGACGACGAGGATTCTCCGACGCTGGCGGCCCTCGAGGGGCTCCTCGAGCAGGACCAGCTGGTTCGCGGCGACTGTTCGGTCCCCTACCCCTGCGGGGCGATCGGCTGGCTCTCCTACGACGTCGCCCGCGAACTCGAGTCCCTTCCCGAGTCGGCCGTCGACGATCGGGGGCTTCCCCGCCTCGAGATCGGCGTCTACGACCGGCTGGCGGCCTGGGAAGCGCCGACCGACGACGGTGAGGTGACGCTGCGGGTGACGGCCTGTCCGCGAATCGCGGTCGGCGACGGCCGCTCCGACGAGACGCTCGAGGCGGCCTACGAACGCGGCCGCGACCGGGCGCTCGAGCTCGCGCGGGCCGCCCTCGAGGGCGATCCCGCGGTCGACGAGCCGCCAGTCGCGACGTCCGAAGCGACGTTCGAGAGCGACTGCGGCCGCGAGGCGTTCGCCGAGCGCGTCCGTCGAGTCAAGGAGTACGTCCGTGACGGCGACACCTTTCAGGCGAACGTCTCCCAGCGGCTGGTCGCCCCCGCGGCGGTCCACCCCGTCGCGGCCTACGACGCCCTCCGACGGGTCAACCCCGCGCCGTACTCGGGGCTCCTCGAGTTTCGTGCGGCCGATCTGGTGAGCGCGAGTCCCGAGCTATTACTGGAACGAAATGGCGACTTCGTCCGGACGGAACCCATCGCGGGCACGCGACCGCGCGGCGAGACGGCCGAAGACGACCGAGAACTCGAGGAGGACCTCCTGACCGACGAGAAGGAACGCGCCGAACACGCAATGTTGGTCGATCTGGAACGTAACGACCTCGGGAAGGTCTGCGAGTACGGCTCCGTGACGGTCGACGAGTACCGGCGGATCGACCGCTACTCGGAGGTGATGCACCTCGTCTCGAACGTGACCGGACGACTGCGCGACGACGAGTCGCTGGCCGACGCTATCGCGGCGGTCTTCCCGGGCGGTACGATCACCGGCGCGCCGAAGCCGCGGACGATGGAAATCATCGACGAACTTGAGGCGACCCGTCGGGGCCCCTACACGGGCAGCGTCGGAATCTTCGGTTTCGACGGGCGGGCGACGCTGAACATCGTCATCCGGACGCTCGTCCGCCACGCCGAGGAGTACCACCTCCGCGTCGGCGCCGGGATCGTCCACGACTCCGATCCCTACCGCGAGTACGACGAGACCCTCGACAAGGCCCGCGCGCTGATCGCGGCCGTCGACGAGGCACTGGGCGAGCGGGCCGGAATGGCGCTCGAGGCTGAAGGCAGAGGTGAGCAGCGTGAGTGA
- a CDS encoding anthranilate synthase component II has product MSDGGSTRERATASDRSDRVLVVDNYDSFAYNLVQYVGEVADEVVVRRNDEIGLADLESIDPTGIVVSPGPGTPEEAGISVPLFAETDYPILGVCLGHQALCAANGAPVVHAPHVVHGKPSTVEHDGDGIFAALPETFQVGRYHSLAVDRADLPDSLLETARTTDERGVLMAVRHREKPHVGVQFHPESILTRGHDDAAGDDGISLRVGKRMIANFCRFAAEATATEETQDD; this is encoded by the coding sequence GTGAGTGACGGAGGTAGCACCCGGGAGCGAGCGACAGCGAGCGACCGCAGCGACAGGGTGTTGGTGGTCGACAACTACGATTCGTTCGCGTACAACCTCGTCCAGTACGTCGGCGAGGTGGCGGACGAGGTCGTGGTCCGGCGCAACGACGAGATCGGTCTCGCCGATCTCGAGTCGATCGATCCCACTGGCATCGTCGTCTCGCCGGGGCCGGGTACGCCCGAGGAAGCGGGAATCTCGGTTCCGCTGTTCGCCGAGACCGACTACCCGATTCTGGGCGTCTGTCTCGGCCATCAGGCCCTCTGTGCGGCCAACGGCGCGCCGGTGGTGCACGCGCCCCACGTCGTCCACGGCAAGCCCTCGACGGTCGAGCACGACGGGGACGGCATCTTCGCGGCGTTGCCGGAGACGTTCCAGGTCGGGCGGTATCACTCGCTGGCGGTCGACCGCGCGGACCTGCCCGATTCGCTACTCGAGACGGCGCGGACGACCGACGAGCGCGGCGTGTTGATGGCTGTCCGTCACCGCGAGAAACCCCACGTCGGCGTCCAGTTCCACCCCGAGAGCATTCTGACGCGGGGCCACGACGACGCGGCCGGTGACGACGGCATCTCGCTGCGGGTCGGGAAACGCATGATAGCGAACTTCTGTCGATTCGCCGCGGAAGCGACGGCGACGGAGGAGACGCAGGATGACTGA
- a CDS encoding shikimate dehydrogenase: protein MDVFGLLGNPVGHSLSPPMHEAAYDELGLEARYVTFEPEPSAIEDAIDGADALGIAGLNVTIPFKQDVLECVEADELATRIGAVNTIDFTGEGAPTGHNTDAVGALRALRDHGVSVDGARAVVVGAGGAGRAVAFGLADAGATVEIANRTASTARDLADEVPGATGHGLEDETLVDLLSDADVLVNATSVGMEEDETPVPADALHGDLAVLDAVYRPLETRLLRDATAAGATTVDGAWMLLYQGVEAFERWTGREAPVDAMNAALRDRL, encoded by the coding sequence ATGGACGTCTTCGGGTTGCTCGGCAACCCGGTCGGACACTCGCTGTCGCCGCCGATGCACGAAGCCGCCTACGACGAACTCGGCCTCGAGGCTCGCTACGTCACCTTCGAGCCCGAGCCCTCGGCGATCGAGGACGCGATCGACGGCGCCGACGCGCTGGGTATCGCGGGACTGAACGTGACGATTCCGTTCAAGCAGGACGTCCTCGAGTGCGTCGAGGCGGACGAACTGGCGACCCGGATCGGCGCCGTCAACACGATCGATTTCACGGGCGAGGGCGCCCCGACGGGCCACAACACCGACGCGGTCGGTGCCCTGCGTGCCCTGCGCGATCACGGCGTGTCAGTCGACGGCGCACGCGCGGTCGTCGTCGGCGCCGGCGGCGCTGGCCGGGCCGTCGCCTTCGGCCTCGCTGACGCGGGCGCGACCGTCGAGATCGCCAACCGGACCGCGTCGACGGCCCGCGACCTCGCCGACGAGGTGCCTGGCGCGACGGGTCACGGCCTCGAGGACGAGACGCTCGTCGACCTGCTTTCCGACGCCGACGTGCTCGTCAACGCCACCAGCGTCGGCATGGAGGAAGACGAGACGCCGGTGCCGGCCGACGCGCTCCACGGCGACCTAGCCGTGCTGGACGCGGTCTACCGCCCGCTCGAGACGCGACTCCTTCGGGACGCGACCGCGGCCGGGGCGACGACCGTCGACGGCGCGTGGATGTTGCTCTACCAGGGCGTCGAAGCGTTCGAGCGCTGGACCGGGCGAGAGGCGCCGGTCGACGCGATGAACGCGGCGCTTCGCGATCGGCTCTGA
- a CDS encoding aminotransferase class IV, with product MTDEGDRYYHVDGEIAPASGATVSVDDRGFRYGDAAFETIRAYGGTVFAWERHLERLKSTCDALSLAHNLTRTDLRGRIDETLAANDLADAYVRLSITRGVQPGKLTPRPEVDPTVVIYAKPLPRGGLEGTSVWDEPATVRTVETRRVPDEAIPAGAKTHNYLNGILARAELHRGESGAGTETEDGTAADEALMRDLEGSVAEGATSNLFFVRDGTLHTPTTDGDVLPGITREIVLELAAEEGIPTREGRYDLTDVRGADEAFLTNRTWELRPIATLDDREIGGGPVTERLSRLYDERVEQACYSSR from the coding sequence ATGACTGACGAAGGTGATCGCTACTACCACGTCGACGGCGAGATCGCGCCCGCGAGCGGGGCGACCGTTAGCGTCGACGACCGAGGCTTTCGGTACGGCGACGCCGCCTTCGAGACCATTCGAGCCTACGGCGGGACGGTCTTCGCGTGGGAGCGCCATCTCGAGCGCCTCAAGTCCACCTGCGACGCCCTGTCGCTCGCACATAATTTGACCAGGACCGATCTCCGCGGACGGATCGACGAGACCCTTGCCGCGAACGACCTCGCGGACGCCTACGTTCGGCTCTCGATTACGCGCGGCGTCCAGCCGGGGAAGCTGACGCCCCGACCCGAGGTCGATCCGACGGTCGTGATTTACGCGAAACCGCTCCCACGCGGGGGGCTCGAGGGGACCTCGGTCTGGGACGAGCCCGCGACCGTGCGGACCGTCGAGACGCGCCGAGTGCCCGACGAGGCGATCCCCGCTGGGGCGAAGACACACAATTACCTGAACGGAATCCTCGCGCGCGCGGAACTGCATCGGGGCGAGAGTGGGGCCGGCACCGAGACCGAGGACGGAACGGCGGCCGACGAGGCGCTCATGCGCGACCTCGAGGGGTCGGTCGCGGAGGGCGCGACGAGCAACCTGTTTTTCGTCCGCGACGGCACCCTCCACACGCCGACGACCGACGGAGACGTGCTACCGGGAATCACCCGCGAGATCGTCCTCGAACTGGCTGCCGAGGAGGGAATTCCGACTCGAGAGGGGCGGTACGATCTTACAGACGTCCGCGGGGCCGACGAGGCGTTTCTGACGAACCGGACCTGGGAGCTGCGACCGATCGCGACGCTGGACGACCGGGAGATCGGCGGCGGACCTGTTACGGAGCGACTCTCGCGGCTGTACGACGAACGCGTCGAGCAGGCCTGTTACTCGTCGAGATAG
- a CDS encoding helix-hairpin-helix domain-containing protein, with the protein MAILQKLKSLLGFGDSDPERGRGREVGVTVEREGSREDEADAKPTETESTTETPAATETPAPSSSTSGADETTTGTEESTAGTEEPAVETEEPAVDTEESAVDADESTVETEESAAAESAGSSADDSEEATAADTADETPDVEDLPDSAADAAIEEAEPDNSTDADATTEPEPEPTAAAEPEEESIEPETADESAATDAETASEPEEAADDETNQEPVDSIKGIGPAYADRLAAAGVETVGELADADADDLSEQTDISETRIQGWIDRADVR; encoded by the coding sequence ATGGCAATCCTCCAAAAGCTGAAGTCGCTGCTCGGGTTCGGCGATTCGGACCCGGAGCGAGGACGCGGTCGAGAGGTCGGGGTAACGGTCGAACGGGAAGGGTCACGGGAGGACGAGGCCGACGCCAAACCGACCGAGACGGAATCGACGACGGAAACGCCGGCGGCAACCGAAACGCCGGCGCCCTCGAGTTCGACGAGCGGCGCGGACGAAACGACCACCGGGACCGAGGAGTCGACCGCCGGAACTGAGGAGCCGGCTGTCGAAACCGAGGAGCCGGCCGTCGATACCGAGGAGTCAGCCGTTGACGCTGACGAGTCGACCGTCGAAACCGAGGAATCGGCAGCCGCCGAGTCGGCCGGATCGTCGGCTGACGACTCTGAGGAGGCGACCGCTGCCGACACGGCGGACGAAACGCCGGACGTCGAGGACCTGCCCGACAGCGCTGCGGACGCCGCCATCGAGGAGGCGGAGCCGGACAACTCGACCGACGCGGATGCGACGACCGAACCAGAACCGGAGCCGACGGCCGCCGCGGAACCCGAGGAGGAATCCATCGAGCCGGAGACAGCCGACGAATCCGCGGCGACGGACGCGGAGACGGCGTCCGAACCGGAGGAGGCGGCCGACGACGAAACCAACCAGGAGCCGGTCGACTCGATCAAGGGGATCGGCCCGGCCTACGCGGATCGCCTCGCCGCTGCGGGCGTCGAAACGGTCGGCGAACTCGCCGACGCCGACGCCGACGACCTGTCCGAGCAGACCGACATCTCTGAAACGCGCATTCAGGGCTGGATCGACCGCGCGGACGTCCGCTAG